AGCGCATCTGCTGCAGCATGGTGTTGAACCACGGCACTTCGCTCATCTGCCTGCGTACGAGGTATTCCACGGTTTCCACGTCCGCGTCCGAGGCGGCCAGCGCGCCCAGACGGCTGCGGATGCGCTCGTCCGAGTCGTCCCGGCGCGAGCGCAGGAACGAGGCGACGCCCACCACGAGCAGGAAAACCACGAAAGCGCAAAGCACCACGATGAGCAGCATCACAGCATTTCCCTCCCGTCGTCACGCCGCAGCGCGGGGTGCACGTCGAACATCTCGTTCTGCAGGGGGAAGCCCATGCGCACCAGATGTTCGGCGAAACGCGGTCGGATGGCGCGTCCGGTGTGATGTCCCAGCACCTTGCCGTCCTCGCTCATGCCGGTCTGTTCGAAGGCGAAAATCTCCTGCATGGTGATCATCTCGCCTTCCATGCCGTTGACTTCCTGAATGCTGACGACCTTGCGGGTACCGTCCACCAGACGGGTGGCCTGCACGATGAGGTCCACGGCCGAGGCCACGTAGCGCTTCATGGACACGTCGGAAATATTCAGCCCGGCCATGGAGACCATGGTTTCGAGACGCATCAGGCAGTCGCGCGGAGTGTTGGCATGGATGGTGGTGAGCGAGCCGTCGTGACCGGTGTTCATGGCCTGCAGCATGTCGAGGGCTTCCGAGGCACGAACCTCGCCGACAATGATGCGGTCCGGGCGCATACGCAGACAGTTCTTGACCAGCTCGCGCTGGGTGATCTCGCCCGTGCCCTCGATGTTGGCGGGACGGGTTTCCAGCCGCACCACATGGTCCTGCTTGAGCTGCAGCTCCGCCGCGTCCTCGATGGTGACGATGCGCTCGTTCTCGGGGATGTAGCGCGACAGACAGTTGAGCAGCGTGGTCTTACCGGAGCCGGTACCGCCGGAGATGATGATGTTCAGCCGTGCACGGACCGCGCCTTCGAGGATAAGCGCCATCTCGGGGGTCAGCGCCTCGAAGCCGATGAGGTCCTGAATCTCCAGCGGGTCGCGGGAAAACTTACGAATGGACAGCGAGGGGCCGTCCAGCGCCAGCGGCGGGATGATGGCGTTGACGCGCGAGCCGTCGAGCAGGCGGGCGTCCACCATGGGCTGGGATTCGTCGATGCGCCTGCCCACGCGGGACACGATGCGGTCGATGATCTTGCGCAGGTGGTCGTCGTCGCGGAACCGGGCCTGCGTGCGCTCCAGCTTGCCGTTTCGCTCCACGTAGACCTGACTGTAGGAGTTCACCAGAATATCGTTGACCGTATGGTCCTGAATGAGCGGCTCCAGCGGCCCGAGCCCCACCACCTCGTCCTGAATCTCGGCCAGCAGCCTGCGCCGCTCGGCCATGTTCAGCGGGGCGTTGTGGAACTCTTCCCAGAGCAGCCCTTCGGCGGCACGGGCAATCTCGGCGCGCATCTCGCCGTCTTCGAGACGGTCGAGCAGCGACAGGTCGAGCATGTCGATGAGCCGGTCGTGGATGCGGGTCTTGATGTCGAAGAACACTTCCGAAGTGGAGGTTTCCTGCTTCGGAGCCTCTACCTTGGCGGCTTCGGGCGCCTTGGGGGCCTCGACGGTCTCTTCGCCGCTGCGATTGCGGTTCAGCCGCTGTGCCAGATTCATGCGTTCACCCTCCCTGCGGAGCCGCTCTTGCGGCCGCCCTTGCGCGACAGGAGTCCGGACAGACCGGAGAACAGGCCGCCGCGTCTGGCGACGGGCAATCCGAGTTCACGGGCCATTTCGTTCACGGGCTTGGCATACGCGCTCTTGGGGGACGCGGTCAGCAACGGCACGCCCTGATTGATGGCGGCCGAGGCATCCGCGAACACGCCGGGGAGCGTCAGGCCGATCTCGCAGCCGAGGGCCTCGGCTGCATCGGTCGGCTCCACGCCGCCGCCCTTGACCACGCGCGAGGCCACCACCCGCAGCTTACGGGAGGCTTCGGGATCGGCACGCCTGAAAGCGTCCACGGCACGCTTGGCATCCGCCAGCGCGGGCATGGTCAGCTCCGTGACCAGCAACAGATCGTCCGCCTGCTCCGCTGCGGTGGGCAGGGAGCCGTCGGACTCAAGAGCCGCGTCCACGATGATGTGATCGTAGGCTCCGCGCATGGTCTCGAAAAGGGTATGCACGGCCTGCGGATCGGGCTTTGCGGGATTGCGCGGCCCGGCCAGCACGGCCAGCTTGTCAGGGCCTTCGCCCACCGCGCTGGCGAGGAAGGTTTCGTCCAGACGGGAGGCGTCCGCCAACAGGTCTTCCCAAGTGTAGTCGCACTGGGCTTCAAGGAAGAAGCGCACATCGCCGCACGGTCTGCCCATGTCCGCCAGCAGCACCCTGCCCGGTGCTGCCTTGGCAAACACGTTGGCCAGATTCACGGCCAGCGTGGTGCTTCCCATGCCCGGACGCGCGCCGAGCACAACGCTCACGCGTCCGCTGCTTTCCTGTCCTTCCACGACCACGTTGCGGCTGCGGATGCGCATGAGCACGTCACGCACCGCCCGAGGCTCCAGCGGATACGGAAGATATTCCCGGATGCCGCCGCGCATGGCTTCGATGAGCAGTTCGGGGGCGGGCTTTTCGCCCACCAACACCACGTCCGTGGCCGAGCCGTTTTCCAGCGCACCGGCTATCTCCGCCAGTTCCTGAACGGCCTCCGGGCCGGGCTCGTAGAAAAGCACGCCCATGTGTTCGGCGTTTTCCGGCGCGTGAACAACCCACGGCAGAGCCTCGACAACCTTGTCGAGCACCTTGCGCTGGGTGTCGTCCGCCACCACCACGGTCATGGTCAGCTTGCCTCTCATCGTGCTCCTCCGGCATGGGATGCAAGCTCCACCTGCGCATGGCCTGCGGAACGCATCGGTTCGACATGGAAGCTGTCCAGCACGAAGACATCCGCGAGGATGACCACCGCCATGACCAGCATCAGCACCAGTTCCCGCCAGTAGGTAACATTGTCTTCGAAATAATACATCAGTTCAGCATCTCCCCGAGAACCTCCTGAAAAAGGCTCTCACCCTCGGAACTCCCCGACTTGGGGCCTTCCTGATATTGCTCCAGAACCTTGAGCGCATATTCGCCGTCGGCGCCCTTCACGGGCTCGGTGCCCGCGGGCATGGGATTGAGCTTCTGGGCTTCCACCGCCTGACTCACGGCCGTGCCGTGCGGCATGGTGCTGGGTTCGTGCTGCACCTGCATGACGCTGCAGCCGGACAGTCCCAGCGAGGCGAGGAAGACGATGACGGTCATTGCGACGTTTCTCATGAAGACTTCTCCTTGTGCCCGCCTAGTTCGGCAGGGAATGGCCCAGGTCGCCGTCGAAACCGCTTTCGGGGCTGACCACGACGGACTCGCGGCGGTTCTTCGGGGCGCTCGTCAGCGCAGGCTTGTCGCGGCGGCCCTCCAGAAGACCGAGCAGATAGAACTCGTAATCGCTCGGTTCGCGGAATCCGTCAGTGGGCAGCGACTGGGTCGCGGCATCCACCGGCTTGACCAGATGCGCGGTGACGATGATCACCAGTTCGGTCTTGTTGCTCCTGAAGTCGTTGCTGCTGAACAGCGAGCCGAGCACCGGCACGTCGCCGAGCACCGGGAAGCGGTTGGCGTTCTCGCGCAGAGAGTCGCTGATCAGGCCGCCCACCACGAAGCTCTGGCCGTCGGCAAGCTCCACCACGGTGGATGCCTTTCGGGTCTGCACGGCCGGGATGGTGTAACCTTGGAAGGTGACGGCATTGGAATAGTCCAGCTCGGAAACCTCGGGCTTGACCTTGAGATTGATGACGCCGGAGCTGAGTACGGTGGGGGTGAACTTGAGCCCCACGCCGAAGGGCTTGTACTCGATGGAGACCATGCCGAGCGCCTGCGGGACGGGGATCGGAATCTCACCGCCTGCGAGGAAGTCGGCGGTCTCGCCGGACACGCACACCAGATTCGGTTCGGCCAGCACCTTGACCAGACCGTTGGCCTTGAGCGCGTCGATGAAGCCGCTGAAAGAGCTGCTGCCCTGCGTGGCCTGCACCACGCCGTTGATACGGTCCGTGAGATTGATCTTGGTACCGTCCTGATCAAGCGAAGTCAGGCCGTTGAGAAACGAGTATGCCGTGAAATTGTTGGACAGGTAGGCGAAGTTCACACCCATGCGCTTGAGCACGGTGCGGGTCATCTCGGCCACGCGCACCTCCAGCATGACCTGCATCACGCCGTCCACCCGCAGCAGGTTCACGACCTTTTCCGGGGCCACGGTCTGGGCCAGCTCGTTGGCGGCCTTGAGGGCCGAGGCGCTGCTTACGCTGCCAGTGAGCGTGATGGACTCGGAGTTGGCCCGCACGCTGATGTCGGTCTCGGCGGGCAGCACTTCGTGCAGCATCCGCTTGAGGCCCGTGACGTCCGGCACCACCTTGATGTCCTTGACCACGATGCCGCCGTCGGTCCACAGCGTCAGGGTGGTTGCCCCGAACTCCTTGCCCGCGAGATATATCTGACGCGGGGAAAGAAGGAGCATGCTGGCAATCTCGGGCGAACCCAGCGAAACGCGGCTGACCGGCGATTCCACATCGATCACCACGGACTTGTTCTTGACCAGCATCACCTCGTCGGGCGACTCGGCCGAGGCCGCCGCCGGCGCGAGGGCCAGCAGCACGATTGCCGTTATGACGTATATTGCATGCCGCATGATATCTCCTAGAACTTCACCTTGCTGCGTTCGCCGCCGGTAATGACCTCCACGCTCACCCTGCGTCTGCGCGGGGCCCGCTTGCGCCTTGGCGGAGCCTTGCGATAGGCCGCCAACGCACTGTTCACGGTGGAGCCGGGGGTCAGCACGGTCTCGGTATCCTCGCCGTTGCGAAGCGCGAAGTGCAGGGTGCCGCGGGTGGCGGCCAGAGCCAGTCGTTCGCTTTCTTCGGGGGTGAGTTCGAGCGTGTAGACGTCCACCGAGGCGGTCTTGCCCTCACCCTTGGGGGAGGAGAGCTGCGTGCCCGTGGCGAGCACCGGGACGTTCGCCAGCACCAGCTTGGTGACGGGCTTTTCATCGCGTCCCTTGGTCAGGGAGACGAGCACGTCCACCTTGTCACCGGGGAGCACGAATCCGGAAAGGCCCATGACGGGGTTGCCCTTGACGGCCATGGCCCGCTTGCCGGGGGTGATCATGGCGCTCACGCCGGGAACCTTGAGCTCCAGCGGTTCGAGCATGGAGGCGGTCAGCGCCTCGCCCTTGGCCAGATCCTGCGCCAGCACGCGGCCAACAACAGGGCCGGTGGAAAGAAAAACGTCAGGCGGAGTTTCCGCCGTGCGCCTGCCCTTGAGGGCCACCGCCTCGGGGCCGATCTTCATGCCCTTCTTGAGGTCCGCGGCTGCCACGGCGTAGTAACTCACCGGCGCCTCGGGCCCGGTCTGGGCAGGGCGCTGGGCCATCCAGCGGAAGACCATGAAGGCCGCCACCAGCGACAGGACAAGGGCCAGTCCTATCTGAAGGGCTGCTTTCGTGGATCTGGTCATGGTGCTTCCTCCTTGCTGTCCGGAACCGCTCCTGCCGCCGTGACGGCGAAGCGTCTTCCGCAGGGGCTACCGTGCGAACGGTGCGCCGGTTTCAATCATGGTCAGTGCCATGGCGGTCACGGTTCCCGCGGCTATGGCCACGCCGTAGCAGAGGCGCGGCAGGGAACCTTCGGGGGTGACGGGGGTGTATTCAACGGTCCGGGTGGTGAGAAATGCGAGGATTGTGTAGCGGAAGTTGGCGAGGATCGCCTTGAGATGGTCCATGTGCCGAAGCAACATGCCCAGTGCGTAAATCCCGCCCGCGAGGCAGGTGACAAGAAAGGCGATGAAGGCCGTTTCAACGCCGAGACAGGCGCCGACACCGGCCATGAGCTTGACGTCTCCGGCACCCATAACGCCCATCAGAAATGGAATGAACATCACGCCGAAGCCGAGACCGAAGCCGCCCAGCGAAAACAGCAGGCCATCCAGCCCACCGGTGGCGGTGTGCAGTCCCAGTCCCGCGAGTATCAGCGGAAACGTGAGCAGGTTGGGTATGCGCTGGCTCCTGACGTCAGTGACGACAGCCGCCACCAGGGCGGCCAGCAGCAGCGCGGCGATAACGAAATCCATGGTTCTTCCCCGAATCCTTTCATTGAATTGCCTCGATGATTTCCTGCGTTCCCATCTCCCCGGGAACCCCGGGGCCTGCGGTTTCTCCCCTCCGCAGGCCCCGAACAGGCTTCCATGGCCTAGCTGCCTGCGGCGGCGCCGGTCATGCTGTTGGCGATGGAGGTAAAGGTGTTGGAGACGGTGGATCCGAGCGTGGAGACTGCGGTCACGATGCCTGCTGCGATGAGTGCGGCGATCAGGCCGTATTCGGGGTCACTCCATAGAACGGACAAAATTGCACGTTAAGGGTTTTGGCCAAGATTCCAGATGTAATCCCCTGTGAGATTGATGTGCTCCCATCCAAGCGGAGAAAGGTAGCTCTGGAACTCCTCCGGAACATCCATTTCCTCTCGCACCTTCTCCACGGCTTTTTCCAGATATACAGTGTTCCAGAGGATTATCGCTGCTACGACAAGGTTTAGGCCGGAAGTCCTGTAGCACTGACTTTCAAAAGAACGATCTCGGACTTCTCCGAGCCGGTTGAAAAACACTGCACGAGCAAGTGCGTTTCTGGACTCACCTTTGTTCAGACCGGCTTGGACACGAGAACGTAGTTCTGGCTTCTTTACCCAATCCAACAAAAACAGAGTCCTCTCCAAACGCCCAAGTTCGCGTATGGCCAAGGCCAACTTGTTTTGCCGTGGATAGGAGGCCAGCTTACGAATTATGAGGGATGCCGTAACGGTTCCCAACCTAATTGAGCTTGCCAGCCTCAATATCTCTTCCCATTGGTTCTCGATGTCCTTCTGCTTGATCTTTGATCCTATCAATGGCTCTAGATCAGCCCAGCGCCTTGCGCTGCCGAAGGTGTAAAGCTTTACGTCACCTATGTTTCGAATGCGAGGAGCAAAGCGAAATCCTAGCAAATGGCAAAGAGCAAACACATGATCCGTAAACCCTGCGGTGTCAGTGTAATGCTCCTCAATATTGAGATTGCTTTCATGATAAAGCAGGCCGTCCAGGACATAGGTTGCATCGCGTGCTGTTGCGTTGATGAGCTGGCTGTGAAACGGAGTGTATTGATCTGAGATATGGGTATAGAAAATCACACCGGGATCTCGCCCGTATCGTGCGTTCACATCTCCGAGGCCTCGGCCAACACTGCCAAGGGGAAAGTGCTGCCCGTCTGAAGACGAGGTGGAGCCATCCCCCCACTGTCCTGCAAGTGGAATTATGTGGTGGTAATTGGTGATCTCAGCCAATCCTCTGGAATAGCACTCGCTTCTGACATACCAATCCGAAACCCAAGACAATTGTTTATACGAGGCTCCAGAACTGGCCTCTGCCATCCTTGTCAGGCCAAGATTAATCCCATCTGAGAGAATCACTGACAGAAGAGATTCTTTGTCTTGAGATGGTTGGCCAGTCCTCAAATGAGTGAACTGTTCGGCGAAGCCTGTCCACTGATCTACCTCAATGAGAAGGTCGGTAATTTTGATACGTGGAAGCTTTGCATATACGCGCTGACCGAATTGCTTTGCTTCATCGGGCACAGAGTTACCCCTGTAGGGCTGCATTGAAAGCCTACCATTCTTGAGACAAACCGTATCCAGATCATTGCTTCTGAGAAGCCTTTGAAATTCTTCCAACTGGCTTCCAAGGAGTTCTTTTCGCTCTGAGATGTATCGTGCGCAGTCCGTTTCGACCGCCACAGGTACTTCATGAGAGTCTTGAAGCTGACGAAAAGCGGAAGGCCCCATGAGGTATTCATTGAAATCTTCAAATTGACGGCTACCTGGCACCCATACATCGCCAGAACGGAGTCGGTTGCGAAGCTCGCTCAATGCGCACAATTCATAATATCTACGGTTCATCCCATCATCTTCAAAGATAAATGGTTGCCAGCGTTTTGGGATAAATGATGTCGGAGCCTGGTCGGGCAATTTGCGTTTGCCCGTTTTGTTCATGTCTCGGATGATATCAATAGCAGTGAGGACATCCCGCCCACCAGAGCTTGCACGGAAGTCAAAATGCTCCAACATGGCCGGGGCATATCGACGAATCTGGTTAAAACTCGTATCAATATAATGGAGGTAATCGAATCGTTGAGGTTGTGATAGGTTTTCAGCGGCTTCAACCGTTGCACGAAAATCATCCCAGGACAGTTCAGCTTCAATGACCTCCCAAGGGTCTAAATGCTCCTCACGCGCTTTGATTAAGGCCCGCCCAAGCTTTGAGAAAACGTTGACGGTTGTTTTGATGTTCTTTGCATCATCTTGTAGCTGAGCAGCCTGTTTTCGTTGGCTACGTCTCATTAGGGAGCCAATGATGCGGTCATGCATGTTAACGACCTCATCCATTAAGGAGCGTTGAATTTCAAGCAAGCATACGGCCATGATCGTATAGCGTCTTTGCTCATTCAACATTCGCAGATTATGCACCGCAATTCGATTACCTTCTTGGGAGAGCTGCTTGCGACGAATTGTTGGTACTGCGCCCAACACCTCGGAAGGAAGATCGAGCTGCCGGATAGCGGCCAGCTTTCCCATGATCAAAATCACATTTGTAGGCGAAGGACGGCCAGCAGGTTGGCGAATCCATGAAAGTCTACTCTGGGATTTCTCTCCTCGTGGATTGAGCCAAAATTCAAGGTCTGCCTGGTGCCTGTCGGACAACAGTCCATTCACTTCATTGTAGACTTTACGATCTGCTTGAATCTTCACCTGAGCAACAAGGCGTTCCACAACGCTCAAAGCAGGA
The Desulfovibrio oxyclinae DSM 11498 DNA segment above includes these coding regions:
- a CDS encoding CpaF family protein, yielding MNLAQRLNRNRSGEETVEAPKAPEAAKVEAPKQETSTSEVFFDIKTRIHDRLIDMLDLSLLDRLEDGEMRAEIARAAEGLLWEEFHNAPLNMAERRRLLAEIQDEVVGLGPLEPLIQDHTVNDILVNSYSQVYVERNGKLERTQARFRDDDHLRKIIDRIVSRVGRRIDESQPMVDARLLDGSRVNAIIPPLALDGPSLSIRKFSRDPLEIQDLIGFEALTPEMALILEGAVRARLNIIISGGTGSGKTTLLNCLSRYIPENERIVTIEDAAELQLKQDHVVRLETRPANIEGTGEITQRELVKNCLRMRPDRIIVGEVRASEALDMLQAMNTGHDGSLTTIHANTPRDCLMRLETMVSMAGLNISDVSMKRYVASAVDLIVQATRLVDGTRKVVSIQEVNGMEGEMITMQEIFAFEQTGMSEDGKVLGHHTGRAIRPRFAEHLVRMGFPLQNEMFDVHPALRRDDGREML
- a CDS encoding AAA family ATPase yields the protein MRGKLTMTVVVADDTQRKVLDKVVEALPWVVHAPENAEHMGVLFYEPGPEAVQELAEIAGALENGSATDVVLVGEKPAPELLIEAMRGGIREYLPYPLEPRAVRDVLMRIRSRNVVVEGQESSGRVSVVLGARPGMGSTTLAVNLANVFAKAAPGRVLLADMGRPCGDVRFFLEAQCDYTWEDLLADASRLDETFLASAVGEGPDKLAVLAGPRNPAKPDPQAVHTLFETMRGAYDHIIVDAALESDGSLPTAAEQADDLLLVTELTMPALADAKRAVDAFRRADPEASRKLRVVASRVVKGGGVEPTDAAEALGCEIGLTLPGVFADASAAINQGVPLLTASPKSAYAKPVNEMARELGLPVARRGGLFSGLSGLLSRKGGRKSGSAGRVNA
- a CDS encoding type II and III secretion system protein family protein produces the protein MRHAIYVITAIVLLALAPAAASAESPDEVMLVKNKSVVIDVESPVSRVSLGSPEIASMLLLSPRQIYLAGKEFGATTLTLWTDGGIVVKDIKVVPDVTGLKRMLHEVLPAETDISVRANSESITLTGSVSSASALKAANELAQTVAPEKVVNLLRVDGVMQVMLEVRVAEMTRTVLKRMGVNFAYLSNNFTAYSFLNGLTSLDQDGTKINLTDRINGVVQATQGSSSFSGFIDALKANGLVKVLAEPNLVCVSGETADFLAGGEIPIPVPQALGMVSIEYKPFGVGLKFTPTVLSSGVINLKVKPEVSELDYSNAVTFQGYTIPAVQTRKASTVVELADGQSFVVGGLISDSLRENANRFPVLGDVPVLGSLFSSNDFRSNKTELVIIVTAHLVKPVDAATQSLPTDGFREPSDYEFYLLGLLEGRRDKPALTSAPKNRRESVVVSPESGFDGDLGHSLPN
- the cpaB gene encoding Flp pilus assembly protein CpaB, which produces MTRSTKAALQIGLALVLSLVAAFMVFRWMAQRPAQTGPEAPVSYYAVAAADLKKGMKIGPEAVALKGRRTAETPPDVFLSTGPVVGRVLAQDLAKGEALTASMLEPLELKVPGVSAMITPGKRAMAVKGNPVMGLSGFVLPGDKVDVLVSLTKGRDEKPVTKLVLANVPVLATGTQLSSPKGEGKTASVDVYTLELTPEESERLALAATRGTLHFALRNGEDTETVLTPGSTVNSALAAYRKAPPRRKRAPRRRRVSVEVITGGERSKVKF
- a CDS encoding A24 family peptidase, whose product is MDFVIAALLLAALVAAVVTDVRSQRIPNLLTFPLILAGLGLHTATGGLDGLLFSLGGFGLGFGVMFIPFLMGVMGAGDVKLMAGVGACLGVETAFIAFLVTCLAGGIYALGMLLRHMDHLKAILANFRYTILAFLTTRTVEYTPVTPEGSLPRLCYGVAIAAGTVTAMALTMIETGAPFAR
- a CDS encoding Flp family type IVb pilin; this encodes MSVLWSDPEYGLIAALIAAGIVTAVSTLGSTVSNTFTSIANSMTGAAAGS
- a CDS encoding Tn3 family transposase; this translates as MPRRTVLSSSQRAVFEALPSVPDLLTRYYVLDEDELALISKCRRPHNRLGFALQLCLIKFPGRALRPEEEIPDSLVEFIAEQIGEESEVFSGYADRDQTRREHLKTLIKFFRLSRFGDSHYREMVRWLTPIAVDNPKSAFLVGAILNELRRRKILHPALSVVERLVAQVKIQADRKVYNEVNGLLSDRHQADLEFWLNPRGEKSQSRLSWIRQPAGRPSPTNVILIMGKLAAIRQLDLPSEVLGAVPTIRRKQLSQEGNRIAVHNLRMLNEQRRYTIMAVCLLEIQRSLMDEVVNMHDRIIGSLMRRSQRKQAAQLQDDAKNIKTTVNVFSKLGRALIKAREEHLDPWEVIEAELSWDDFRATVEAAENLSQPQRFDYLHYIDTSFNQIRRYAPAMLEHFDFRASSGGRDVLTAIDIIRDMNKTGKRKLPDQAPTSFIPKRWQPFIFEDDGMNRRYYELCALSELRNRLRSGDVWVPGSRQFEDFNEYLMGPSAFRQLQDSHEVPVAVETDCARYISERKELLGSQLEEFQRLLRSNDLDTVCLKNGRLSMQPYRGNSVPDEAKQFGQRVYAKLPRIKITDLLIEVDQWTGFAEQFTHLRTGQPSQDKESLLSVILSDGINLGLTRMAEASSGASYKQLSWVSDWYVRSECYSRGLAEITNYHHIIPLAGQWGDGSTSSSDGQHFPLGSVGRGLGDVNARYGRDPGVIFYTHISDQYTPFHSQLINATARDATYVLDGLLYHESNLNIEEHYTDTAGFTDHVFALCHLLGFRFAPRIRNIGDVKLYTFGSARRWADLEPLIGSKIKQKDIENQWEEILRLASSIRLGTVTASLIIRKLASYPRQNKLALAIRELGRLERTLFLLDWVKKPELRSRVQAGLNKGESRNALARAVFFNRLGEVRDRSFESQCYRTSGLNLVVAAIILWNTVYLEKAVEKVREEMDVPEEFQSYLSPLGWEHINLTGDYIWNLGQNP